In the genome of Ursus arctos isolate Adak ecotype North America unplaced genomic scaffold, UrsArc2.0 scaffold_22, whole genome shotgun sequence, the window CAAGAAGACCATACCAAGCCCAGCAGGGAAACTGTGGCATGATGGCTGAGGGGTGACCCAGAACATCATTCCTGATTCTACAGGTGTCACCAAAGTTGTAGGCAAGGTCATCCCTGAGCTGAATAGGAAGCTCACTGGCATGGCCTTCCATGTCCCCAGCTCCAAAGTGTCAGTTGTGGGTCTCAGCTGCTGCCTGGAGAAAGCTGCCAAGTACTATAATATCAAAAAGCTGGTGAAGCAGGCAATGGAGGGCCCACTCAAGAGAGCCCCCACCCTTGCAACTTTAACAATGACACCCACTCTTCCACCTTCGATTCTGGTGCTGAAACTGCCCTCAGTGACCACTTAGTCAAACTCTAGTATGATAATGAATTTGGCTATAGCAACTGGGTGGTGAACTTTATGGGCTACATGCCCTCCAAGGAATAAGAACCCACTGAACCAATAGCCCCACccagaacaagaagaaagaagctCTCAGCTGCTGGGGAGTCCCTGCCCAACTCATCCCCCAACACACTGAGAATTTCCACACCTCTACAGTTTCCACCCCAGAATCCCTGTAGTAGAGGAGAGACAAGGGGAGCCCTACTTTGTCATGTACCATCAATAAAGTATACAGCACCcggccaaaaaaaaaaggaaaaaaattgaaaacaaacagaTGATTCAAATTTCCTTCACCATGGTAAGAAAGATAAGGACATGAACACTCCCACCTAAACTATTctaatgaaagaaacagaatatagCAGTCCTATAGCTACACCCAGAGACAGTGATTCTGATCAAAACACTCCTCTCCTCTGGGTTCTTCTCAGACCAAGtttaatgtctttgtttctcaAGCTGTAAATGAAGGGGTTCATCAAGGGAACCACATTGGTATAAAAGACAGAAGAGATTTTTCCCTCATCCACAGACTTAGGAGAAGATGATTTAAGATACACAAATGCACCTGATccaaagaagagacaaagagcAACTACGTGGGAACTGCAGGTGCTGAAGGCGTTGGACCTGCCCTCAGTGGAGCTGATGTGCAGGATGCTGGAGAGGATGAAACCATAAGAGACAAAGATGGTGACACTGGTCACAATGATGTCGATGCCCACCACAATGAAAACCACCAGCTCGTTGACATAAGTACTTGTGCAGGAGAGCTGGAGTAGAGGGAGGATATCACAAAAATAATGGTTGATGGTGTTTGCATCACAGAAGGTCAGTCTCAGCAAGCCTCCTGTGTGGGCCATAGCACCTGAAAATGCCATCAAATATGAACCAAGCATAAGGCTGGAACACACTTTAGGGGACATGGCAACATGATACAAAAGTgggttacagatggccacatagcgatcataGGCCATTGATGTCAGCACATAGCATTcagaaatagcaaaaaaacagaaaaagtataGCTGAGTCATGCATCCCCTGTAGGAGATAATATTCTTCTTTGATGTGAAGTTAATCAGCATTTTGGGTGTAAACACAGAAGAATAACAGAGGTCTATGAAGGacaaattgaagaggaaaaagtacatgggggtATGGAGATGTGAATTCAGCCCAATTAGAGTTACCAAGCATAAATTTCCCAACACAGTGACCATATACATGACTAGAAACAGGCTGAACAGGGGGAGCTGGAGATCTGGTAGATCTGTGAGCCCCACCAGGATGAATTCAGTCACAAAAGAGGAGTTTGTAGGAGCCATTCTTCTCCAAGAGGATCTGTGAGCACAGAACAGGATTACATTAGAGAAAATGCCAGCTCTTCCCACAATATCTCAACCTACAAAAGGGAATATATACTGGGAATATCTGAGGTCTGACACTAACCAAATCTGGACCCAGAAGATTAGCCTTTACCTCTATCATGATATTTCATGATATTGAGAAACACTAACTTCCCATTCTGAGACGTATAAAAGCTAATTATAGCAAAGACTATCACAATTCAGCCTAGAGAGGGAAGTACACTGCTGCCACCTGCAAACAGGACTGCTGTAAAAaccaagggagaagggagaagcaggatgggCCAGAGCACAACTCTCCTGCTCTGGACTCAAAATTGCAGGCAAAGATCCTCTAATCCGGTGCTGGTCTCTACTGCACATTAGACATGACTTTGGAGGAATCAAGAATATTGTTTCTAATCCAAAACTCAGGGACCAGAGTCTAGGACATCCCCCATGTCACAGAATAAAAGCCATAAATCCAGAAGAGTGAGAATTCCATCCATGGAAAGGGAACTTACTGACAGAGATATTGTACCCTGCACCTCTTAAGTCTCTGAACATCCCCTCATCTCCCCTTGAACAGATTCTTCCTCACTTGAATCTCAGAATtgcacaaaatgaaaaagaaagtctcaTGTCTTTGATCTCTGGATTTCCACCTCACAAGAGGGccattcatataaatggaattcaaGAACTCACCCTCCTTAGGACAGAATATTTCAGTGCTTCCTGATCATTGTTCTTTACCCCTGCAGTCCTGGAAGGGCAATTTCAGGTTCTGAGGCTTTGATTCTAAAAGGAGGTTGCATACACTTAATTTCAGGTATGCCCTAGAATCCTTTCCAAACTATAGGTCATAATTTCTGATTATGACTTTGAGTTCTCTCAAGCAACAGAGGAAAATagcctttatttttatctcatttgcCACTTGATAAGATACAGATGATTGAATGTGAGTTTAATGGTATAATGCGTCTGCTTATAAACAGAGTAGAAGCTTGCTCAGTCGTTTCCCGTTGGGATAGACTCATTGTGATAAAGGGAAATAAGAGGATTGTATTTACACCCTAGACCATGCATCTGTCCTTAGTTCCTTGGGTACTCCAAATTTACTCAGGGTTTCTCATCACTCTAGGGATTGTCCATCTCCCAAGATGGAGCCAAAAATGAACTcccatctctctgtcttcttCATCTCTGAAGGGAAATCTATTATAAATTGTTATTTCCTTCTTGCTTCCCATATCTTAAATGGAAAATCTTCTGCAAGGGTTCTGCCTCCaggattctttgtttctttatctgaaatttttcAAGAGAGGGGATCTCACATCAATTGTCTATTTCCTAAGATATCTCTGAAATGATTTGTAAAATCATATATACCTTCTGAAGTTTTTACTTCTAAACAACTACTGGAACTGTGTACCTGACCATTCTGctgagttttttaaatattacagtaagaggtcatttatttcttctcatcacacacacacaaaataataggAACTACAGAGTTATAGAGTGTGTGTATGAATCTGACCTGCACTATTACTAATAAAAACccaggcaaattatttaattccttttttcctcaGCTTTGTTAttgtaaaataggaatagtaAAAATAGCACCACTTGCATTCAATTATTATGGTGATGCTAAGTAAAATGGCTAGAACAGTGCCTGTCCCATGGTAAATAGTCAATTAATGTTAGCTATCATTGTGTAGGCTCTCATAAATTCAAGAGATCCTCCATCACCACACTCATCAGACATTATTCCCTTTAATTCCTGTGTGCTCCAATAAATTGTACATTCTATAAAAATAAGCACCATTTTTGTCTAATTTATTTGTTAAGTACCCGGTAGTgtacatagtaggaactcaataaatatttctgaaaatgatgTTATTTTCCATATATCCCACATGCTAAGCAATAGAGTCTATAACCCCAATGACCTCCACCCCTTTCCTCAGCCACCACACAAATTCAGAcagtttttagattttaaatcTACTACTGAACTATAGTGGCTCCTAATTATTTTCTAGCATTTACACAAATACCCTCTTATTTTACCATCCACACTGCTGCTACAATGAGCACTGAAAAGTCAGATCCATCATTCCCTAATTCAAGAACTTTCAATCGATCTCCATCATCTGGGGCAACTGAAATTTTGTTGTGAAAGTAAATCTTGAAACTATGATTCAGCCTCAGtataaccaaagaagaaattgagtcaaatttattttttttcttttccaacttaACAgggtattatttaaaaataataattttataaatatttttaaaatattttatttatttatttatttatttatttatttatttatttatttaggggagagagagcgtgagcgagagagcacaagcagggagagcaacagagggagagggaaaagcagactccccactgagcagggagccagactccgggctccatctcaggagcctgagatcatgagctgagtcgaaggcagctgcttacccaactgagccacccaggagccccataatttcatatatttaagatacatgacttgattttaatatttgtaaacatTGTCAAATAATCGTCATAATTAGGTTAAAGTATCTATCAGCTTACATACTTACCTCTATTTTATAGTGAGAACATTTCAGATCTACCCTCCTGGCAAATTTAAAGTATGCAATaaagtattgttaactgtagtgaCATTGGTGtatattagatctccagaacttattcttCTTACATAAAGGAAACTCTGTACAGTTTGACCAACATTGTAcgggattcctttttctctacaaaCTCATCAATATCTGTTatctattatctttttaataatagccattctaacagacaTGAGgtgatgatatctcattgtggtttgcaCCCGGTGGTGATTAgtgatttgagcatcttttcacatccTTCTTGGCCACATAcatgctttctttggagaaatgtgtattcaggtcctttgcccactttttcatagagttatttcttttgtgttattagtattattatttacttGTAGGTGTTCCTTGCTTATTTTGGATATAACTTTTTAACACATATATGGTTTACAAGTATTtcctcccattccgtaggttgccctttcattttgctgattgtttctcttgctttcaagaagctttttatttgataTAATCCCACTTATCTATCTTTGCTTCTGTTGCCTTTGTTatggtatcatatccaaaaaaaatcttacattttatGCCAGAATTAATCAGGGATTTCTCATGTATTCCATTGCTCTCTCTGTTTAACTTTATGCGATACCACACTcctttgattattgtagctttgtagtcaGTTTTGTAACGAGGAAGTATGAGTCTTCCTACTTTActccttttcaagattgctttgactgttCAGGGTCTCTgagtttccatatgaattttagggtggAAGTTTCTATTTCTACAAAAAGAACGCATTGGAATTTTGATTTGGATTGTGTTCAATCTGTCGATCATTTTGGGTAGTATTAACATCTTAACAAtagtaagtcttccaatccatgaacacagagaatgtttccatttatttatgcctCCTCTATTTACTTTCAGTGATGTTTTTTCGTTTTCATTTTACAAGTCTTTTATCTCGTTGGTTAAGTATTTGATTCTATTTGATGCTGCTATAAATGGAactgttttttcttaatttcccttaaGGATTGTTCCTTGTTAGTGTATACAAAGGCATCCGATCTTTGtgtattgactttgtatcctgctgcTTCCCTAAGTTCCTTTGTGGTTTAATTTTTGTTGACTCTTTAGAATATTGTATATATAAGATCCTAACATTTgaggagaaatatttttccttcctcctttccaacTTGGAtactatttatttctatttcttgcctAATGTCCTGACTAAAAATTCTAGCGCTGTGTTGAATAGACGCATGAGAGTGAGTGTCCAAAGCACCCAGATTTCAAACACAGTTTTTATTCTGTTGAGGTAGTTTCCTTCTAGTCTCAGTCTattgaaaatttttatcatgaaggggtgTTGaatttgtccaatgctttttctgaatcaattggcatgattgtgtgtgtgtgtgtgtgtgtgtgtgtgtgtgtgtgtgtgtttccttcattttattcatgTGGTGTGTTACTTTGATCAGTGTTCATATGTTGCACCACTCTTGCATTCCAGTGAATAATTGCACTTTTTGTAATCCATTAAACATGCTGCTGCATTTCATCTGCgagtattttgttaaggatgttTGCATTAATGTTCATTAAGGGTATTGGTCTATAGATTTCAATTCTTGTATTGTCTCTTTCTGCCTTTGGTATTGGGGTAATGGTGGCCTCAAAGAGTGGGTTAGGAATTGTGTCATACTTTCACATTTACGAAAAAGCTTAAGAAAGATTGATGTTAGTTATTCcttaatatttggtagaattgACCAGTGAAGTCATGAGGTCAAGGACTTTTCTTTCCTGGGAGATtcttaattattgattcaatatcCTTACTAGTCAtaagtctattcaaattttctatttcttcatgatttagtcatGGTAGGCTTTgaatttccaggaatttatccattttctctatgttttccaatttgttggcatttaatTGTTCATAGTACTCCCTTATAATCCTTTCGATTTCAATAGAAGTGGTTATAATATCCACACcttcatttctgactttttctttgatattttaagaagttttaaatCATATGAAAAATGTCCTACATATACAAGAGTTAGAAGCATGTTATAATTTACTATCCAGACCCCTTTACCAAGTTTCAAAAATTATCATTTCATAGCTAATCCTGTTTACCTTTACCATATTACTCAACCCCTTACCCAACTGGGTTATTTGGAAGAAAATCCCAGATATCATATTTCCAGATATGTATTTCCAAAagataagtatttattaaaattataataacaaaacTGCTTTGCATCTAAATTAAAATGTCTTAATACTACCAAATGTCCAATCAGTATCTCAATTTCCCCAATTGTGGGCAAGGATTTTAACACAGAGTCACATTAAAAATGTAAGATAGAGATGTGTGATAAAGTTAGTGGATATAGTTGATCCGTTCTGAAAAACTTACCCTGCAATATCCTTttatcataaattatttaaactaaaatCTGCTCAAATATAAACCATAGTTACCTTGGATACTCTATAAGCAGGCAACTATTATAGTTCTATTCTGCATTTAACATGCTTTATAGatataaaaagtaaaggaaatgaggaaaaagtAGAGTTCAACTCCTTACCTCAGTCCCTCCAACAAACTGTAGTATCTATTGTGGGACAGGGAGGAAACTGATATAGAGAGAAAACCTGAGAATGGAGTAGAAAATCTTTTCCCAGCAGAAATAAGCTAGACGTTTTATTCTGAGACAGGAAATAATATTCATGATCATGTTCTTGTCAACAATATCTTGTTCTAATATGattaatttgagtcttcttttttttcttagtccatCTAGCTAAAGTTGTATCAGTTTCgttgattttttccaaagaatcagcttttggcCTTATTGATTTTCCCTATTGTTTTctattctccattttatttatctctactctaatttcctttctcctgctagATTTCTGTTTAGTTTGtcctattttcctatttcctctAGTTGTAACAAGTAAGGTCGTTGACTTGAgatcttccttgttttttatgTAAACCCACATAGCTTTCCCTCTTACCActccttttgctgcatcccatgaGCTTTGCtgttttggctttgttttcactcatattgaaatatttcccaaattcCCTTGGGTTTTCTTCTTAGATCCACTGGTTTCTTTAAGagagtattgtttaatttccacaaacttgtgcattttcctgttttctttctgagaTTGATTCATAACTCTATTCTGTTGTGATCAGAAGAGATaccttctaaaatatttctattttaaacctACTGAGATTCAATTTGTAGCAtaatatatggtctattctggaagATATCCCACATGCATTTGAGGAAATACGTATTCTGCTATTTTGGGGTAGATGTTTTCTTTAGGTCTGATAAAACTCTGGTTTATTATGTTATTCAAGTCCTCTATTTCCTTCCTTATCTTCTGTCTGGTAgttctatcaattattgagaTAGTGGTACTGAACTCTTCAACTATTATAAAAACTGTCTATTTTAAAGGCCAATTCTgccagtttttgcttcatatattttcatgGTCAATTATTAGGTTTGTAACTGTTTAcaactgttatatcttcttgcttTATTGAATCCTTCAATAAGTATGGTTTCTTTGTATCTAGTAaacttttttaattaagtttttaattctattatagttaacatacagcgttatattagtttcaggtgtacaatatagtgattcaacaattttatatgttactcagtgctcatcaggataagcGCTCTCCTTAATCCTATTTAATCCATCACCTTTAATCCTTCCTAATCCTTTaatccatcacctatttcactcatcccctcaCCTAtctcccctgtggtaaccatcagtttgttctctatagttaagagtctgtttcttgctttgtttctctcttttcttttcctcctttgtttatttgtttcttaaactctacGTATTAATGAAATTACATGGtgtttgtctttgactgacttatttcgcttacattatatcctctagctccatctatgttgtcgcaaatggtaagatttcattcttttttatggctgaataacattccattgtatatatatacaccacatcttctttatacattcatctttTGATTgacactgggctgcttccataatttggctattgtagatactgctgcaataaatatagtggtgcatatatcctttcaaaatagtgttttgtactttttggataaatatccagtaatgcaattactggatcatagggtaattacatttttaactttttgagggaactccatACTATTATTCacatggctgcaccagtttgcattcctaacCAAAACTGCATGAGGGTTCcttattctccacatccttaccagccctcgttgtttcttgtgttgttgattttagccattctgacaggcctgaagtgatatctccttgtggatttgatttgcatttccttgatgatcagtgatgttaaccatcttttcatgtgtctgttggctatctgtatgtcttctttgggaaaatgtctgttcatgtcttctgcccaatttttaattggattatttgttttgaattgtataagttctttatagtttggatactaacgctttattagatatgtcatttgcaaatatcttctcccactccataggttgtcttttagttttattgactgcttccttcactgtgcagcagcttttattttgatgtactcccaacagtttattttttattttgcttctcttgactcaggagacatatctagaataATATTTCTATGGTGAAAGTAAAaaattactacctgtgttctcttctaggatttttatggtcaggtctcatttttaagtctttaatccacttcgagtttatttttgtatatggtataagaaagtggtccagtttcattcttttgcacgtagctgtccagttttcccactacCATTTGTTAAGattatctttttcccattgcatgttTTTGCCTCTTtcgtcaaagattaattgaccatgtaatcaTTGGtatgtttctgggttttctattctgttccattgatctatgtgtctatctttgtgccagtatcatactgctTTGATTAGTACAGTGTTGTAGTATAACTTaaaatctagaattgtgatacctccagctttgtttttcttttccaagattgttttggctattcaggatcttttgtgattccatacaaattttaggattattcattctatttctgtgaaaaatgctgttgatatttaatagggattgcattaaatctataaattgcttagggtagtatggacattttaacaatatttttcttccaatctatgagcacaGACTATCCTTCCATtgatttgtgtcatctttaatttctttcatcagtgctttatagttctcagagtacaggTGTTTCATTTCCTTGCTTAACTTTattgctaggtattttattatttttgacgCAATTGTAAATaagattgatttcttaatttccatttctgttttttctttattagtatatagaaatgcaacagatttctgtacattgatgtTGTATcttgcaaatttactgaattcatttatcagtcctagatttttggtggagtctaggattttctatatctagtatcatgtcatctgcaaatagtgcaagttttacatcttccttaccaatttggatgccttttagtCCTTTTTCTTGTCCAATTGCTGTGCTAGGATTTCCAGGACTAtgtggaataaaagtggtgagagttgACATCCTTATCTTTTTCCCAATCtcggggaaagctctcagtttttcaccattgagtatgatgtcagctgcAGGTTTCTCATATGGCCTTTAGTATATTGAAGTAtatccttctaaacctacttttttgagagtttttatcatgaatggttgtattttgtcagatgctttttctgcacggatggaaattatcatatggtttttatcctttctcttattgatgtgatgtatcacatcgattgatttgcaaatactgaaccacccttgcaccctggcaataaatcccactttaccagggtgaatgatttttttaatgtattattggatttggtttgctaatactttgttgaggatttttgcatttatgttcatcagagatattaaTCTGTAGtcctctttttttgtagtgtctttatctggttttagtaaCAGGATAACACAggccttgtaaaatgaatttggagttttccttcctcttctatttttcgggatagtttgagaagaacaggtattaactcttctctaAATTTTTGGtcgaattcacctgtgaagctgtcttgccctggacttttgtttgctgggagtatttgattactgattcaatttcattgctggtaacaGCTCTGTccaaattctctatttcttcctgattcaattttagGAGATTCTGTTTCTAGtaattcatctatttcttctaggttgctcAATCTGTTGGGAACAAGCTGTGAAATCTCTGAGAAtcagtttcatcatctatgaGCTGGAAACTGGATCCCCTTCCCTATTGACCTCCCAATTATTCTGAGGAGCACATGGACTGACAGACAttaaaagcacagagaaaacaGTAACACTACACACTGAGAGTGATTTTAATGTTCAAATTTACATTTTGTTACCACAGAGCACTGAATATAAATCACTACTTCATCTGGTGCTCTGCTGAATGTACAGTGAAATGTCCTAATGCTAGGGAGAAAAACCAACTGCAGCAGACTTATGGAAAAATACCCTGACAGTCCCCAACATGGACACTGACTCACCATAATcaattttcaataataattttgactatataagactgatgatAGATTCTGTGTGTAGCATGTAACTCTACTGTGTTGTTATATGAAAATCTACTTCTCTATCCTGCTACAGTAACATTTGTGACATAACACATCACACACATCATTAAACACTTAGCAGGTATAAACATGTTTCCTATTGTTGCTTTTACATAattaaatgaatgactgaaaCAATAATCATTTCCTCTTGCAGGATTTAGCAGCATTTCCTACTCAGCCCTGTCTCACTGGAGCTGACAGCAGGAACGATGTACCTGAATATTCTTGCATAGATTAAAAGTGGGTTGTATGCCATACAATAGATGTTAGGCAGAAATCTCATAAGCTATAAGACTTGAATACactgcatgcacgtgtgtgtg includes:
- the LOC113259757 gene encoding olfactory receptor 8B3-like: MAPTNSSFVTEFILVGLTDLPDLQLPLFSLFLVMYMVTVLGNLCLVTLIGLNSHLHTPMYFFLFNLSFIDLCYSSVFTPKMLINFTSKKNIISYRGCMTQLYFFCFFAISECYVLTSMAYDRYVAICNPLLYHVAMSPKVCSSLMLGSYLMAFSGAMAHTGGLLRLTFCDANTINHYFCDILPLLQLSCTSTYVNELVVFIVVGIDIIVTSVTIFVSYGFILSSILHISSTEGRSNAFSTCSSHVVALCLFFGSGAFVYLKSSSPKSVDEGKISSVFYTNVVPLMNPFIYSLRNKDIKLGLRRTQRRGVF